A single bacterium DNA region contains:
- a CDS encoding metallophosphoesterase family protein has translation MQIVVVADIHANYRALKAVLDKYEKADEVWCLGDIVMCGPMPQTCTKLIRDRCRYSVLGNHDSAHVSLVRQIPQVCHDAYPPEEWHLEYLENLPVSVKFESDGRSYYLSHGGEEPIDRLVHWFNREHFEQALEFTGTDAIMIGHSHVAMIEKVGDKFLINAGTVGQPTEGDYRAQCIVIEDGQFRLDRVEYNLDELAEDYSNSLMPKEHADYYLQCTRQGFVTKHGIRRGPLSDSAIIPEVSEEK, from the coding sequence ATGCAAATTGTAGTCGTAGCCGATATACACGCCAACTATCGCGCGTTGAAAGCCGTTTTAGATAAGTACGAGAAAGCTGATGAGGTTTGGTGCCTTGGCGATATCGTCATGTGCGGCCCAATGCCTCAAACCTGTACAAAGCTAATCCGCGATCGATGCCGATACTCGGTGTTGGGCAACCACGATTCGGCACACGTGTCGCTGGTTAGACAAATTCCACAGGTCTGTCATGACGCCTATCCGCCTGAAGAGTGGCATCTGGAATATTTGGAAAACCTGCCGGTATCGGTGAAATTCGAGTCCGACGGCAGATCTTATTATCTTTCGCATGGTGGCGAGGAGCCAATCGATCGCCTTGTGCATTGGTTCAACCGTGAGCATTTTGAGCAGGCGCTGGAGTTCACCGGAACAGACGCGATTATGATAGGGCACTCTCATGTGGCGATGATCGAAAAGGTTGGGGATAAGTTCCTCATTAACGCAGGTACCGTTGGCCAGCCGACCGAGGGCGATTATCGGGCCCAGTGTATTGTTATCGAAGACGGCCAATTCCGACTCGATCGGGTTGAATACAATCTGGATGAACTCGCCGAAGATTATTCCAACTCACTCATGCCAAAAGAGCATGCCGACTATTACTTGCAGTGTACACGCCAAGGTTTTGTCACCAAACACGGCATCCGCCGAGGGCCTCTTTCCGATTCAGCAATAATTCCCGAAGTGTCAGAGGAAAAATAA